The sequence GGCAAGGCGATTGTGTCGACATCGGGCACATCCAACCTGAAGCAGTTCGTCACGCTCAATGGCGAGCAGAACCTCGGCATGAACGTCATGACCGCCAAGGATCACGCAGAAGCATTCCTGATGGTGGAAACGGGTCGTGCCGTGGCGTTCGGCATGGATGACATCCTGCTTGCCTCGCTGGCCGCCAGCTCGAAGTCGCCTGCCGACTACAGCATCACGACCGAAGCGCTGTCAACCGAGCCATACGGCATCATGCTGCGTCGCGAAGATCCTGCTTTCAAGAAGTCGGTCGATACTGCGGTCACGAACCTGTTCAAGTCGGGCGACATTAACCGCATTTATGCCAAGTGGTTCCAGTCACCAATCCCTCCTAAAGGTATCAACCTGAACATCCCGATGAGCGAGCAATTGAAGGCCGTGATTGCCAAGCCTACCGACTCAGGTGACCCTGCAGCGTACGCGTCCGTGCCAGAAGCACAAAAAGTATCAGCCAAGAAATAATCAGTTTTCGCAACACGATCGACAGTGCGGGGGGCGTAACGCCTCCCGCTTTATTTTATGGAATTTACATGCTTCACCGCATAATGCGGGTAGCGGATTTTTCACCTGACGAATACGTCCCCGGCATTGCCAGGGCGAGTACCGTACTCAAGACAACATAGCAAAGAGGCCACGATGAATTACAACTGGAACTGGCAGATATTCTGGGCGCCGTCCCCGGATGGCGTGGGCACCTACATGGATACCCTGCTGTCCGGATTGGTCTGGACGCTGGCGACGGCACTGACCGCCTGGATCATGGCACTTGCCATTGGTGCCATCGTCGGCACGATACGCACGATGCCCAATCGCTGGGCGGTTCGCCTGGCCAACGCGTACGTCGAGTTGTTTCGCAATATTCCGCTGCTGGTACAGATGTTTCTCTGGTACTTCGTGATGCCGGAGCTGGTCCCGGCATCGACGGGTGCCTGGCTTAAGTCGATGCCGAATGCACCGTTCATTACCGCCGTGATCTGCCTCGGATTTTTTACTTCATCGCGTGTGGCCGTGCAGGTTTCTGCTGGTATCCAGGCCTTGCCACGCGGACAAACTCTCGCCGGTACCGCACTCGGACTGACGCTGCCGCAGACTTACCGCCATGTGCTGTTGCCGATGGCGTTCCGGATTGTTCTGCCGCCGCTGACCAGCGAATTTCTCAATATCATCAAGAACAGTTCCGTCGCACTGACCATCGGCCTGATGGAATTGACTGCACGGGCACGGTCGATGTCCGAATTTTCGTTTCAGGTATTTGAGGCATTCACAGCGGTGACGATTATTTACATCGTAGTCAATATTATCGTTGTCAACCTGATGGGCTTACTTGAAAAGAAAGTCGCCGTACCCGGCTTCATTGTCGCCGGATCGGGAGGGCACTGACCATGTTTGCGAATTTCGACTTTAACGTCATTGAGCGGTCCTGGGTTTATCTGTTCCAGACGGGAATGGTGTTCACCTTGAAGCTGACAGCGATGGCCATGGCCGGCGGGATCGTGCTGGGTACGCTGCTGGCGATGATGCGTTTGTCCAAGTACAAGGCACTCTCCTTGCCAGCCACCAGTTATGTCAACCTGATCCGCTCAATGCCGCTGATCCTGGTGATTTTCTGGTTCTACTTTCTGGTGCCTTACATCGGTGCCTGGCTCATCGGATCACCGACGCCAATTCAGGTCGGTGCTTTTTCATCGTCGCTGATTACCTTCATTTTGTTTGAAGCGGCCTACTACTGCGAAATCATGCGCGCTGGTATTCAGTCAATCCCGCGTGGTCAGGTGTCCGCCGGCCGCGCGCTGGGCATGAACTACTGGCAAACCATGAGTAATATCGTTTTGCCCCAAGCCTTTCGCAACATGATCCCGTTGTTGCTGACGCAGACTATCGTGCTGTTCCAGGATGTCTCGCTGGTGTACGTGTTGTCGATCACCGACTTTGTGGGTGCAGCCTCGAAAATCGCCCAACGCGACGGACGCTTGATCGAAATGTACCTGTTCGTCGCAGTCGTGTACTTCGTGATGTGCTTCGGCTTGTCGCTGCTGGTCAAGCAGTTGCAGAAACGGGTTGCCATTATCCGGTGACGTCCCTTCCACCCGGCATGCACGACGATTAAAAAATTAATGGAATCAGGAGAAATACATGATTGAACTCAAAGATGTCAGCAAGTGGTACGGCAAATTCCAGGTCCTCACCGATTGCACCACGAAGGTTGCCAAGGGCGATGTGGTGGTGGTGTGTGGCCCGTCGGGGTCCGGCAAGTCGACGCTGATCAAGACCGTCAACGGCCTCGAGCCATTCCAGAAAGGCGAAATTTTCGTCGACGGAGTGTCAGTTGGTGATCCGAAAACTAACTTGTCGAAACTGCGCGCCCGCATCGGTATGGTGTTCCAGAACTTCGAGCTGTTCCCGCACCTGTCGATCCGCGAGAATCTGACGATCGGGCAGATCAAGGTATTGGGTCGTAGCGTCGAGGAGGCCACCGACAAGGGCTTGAAATACCTTGATCGGGTCGGTCTGATTGCACAACAGGACAAGTTTCCGGGGCAGTTATCCGGGGGGCAGCAACAGCGGGTAGCGATTGCCCGTGCGCTGTCGATGGATCCGATTGCGATGTTGTTCGATGAGCCGACCTCGGCACTGGATCCCGAGATGATCAACGAAGTGTTGGACGTGATGGTCGGACTGGCCAACGAGGGCATGACAATGATGGTGGTAACGCACGAAATGGGTTTTGCCAAGAAAGTCGCCAATCGTGTCATTTTCATGGACAGCGGCCTGATCGTCGAAGATTGCACCAAGGATGAATTTTTCACCACCCAGCGTTCCGACCGAGCGCGGGATTTCCTGGCGAAGATCATTCACTGACCGGTTCTCCGCGTTGTATTGAGCTGCACGATAACCGCATCCGCCGCGCCGGGGATGCGGTTTTTTTCGGTAAAATGCGGGACGTCCTTCACGAGAGCCAGCATGTCCCATTCCACGCCCCAAACAATCACCATTACCCGCCCCGATGACTGGCACCTGCACTTGCGCGACGGCGCGATGATGGCCAGCGTGCTGCCGCACACGGCACGACAATTTGGCCGTGCCATCGTGATGCCCAATCTGAAGCCGCCAGTAACCCTGACCAGCCAGGCTGTGGCCTATCGCGAGCGCATCGTGGCCGCGTTGCCTGTCGGGATGACGTTCGAGCCGTTGATGACGCTCTACCTGACTGACAACACTGCGCCTGATGAAATCCGTCGCGCCGTGGAGAGTGGGATCGTCCATGGCATCAAGCTTTATCCGGCCGGAGCCACCACCAATTCTGACGCCGGCGTGAGTGACCTGACCAAATGCTATAAAACGCTGGAAGTCATGCAGGAAGTCGGCTTGCCGCTGCTGCTGCACGGCGAAGTCACTGATCCGGCAATCGATCTTTTCGACCGCGAAGCCGTCTTCATCGATCGTGTGCTGATGCCGCTGCGCGCGGCCATGCCGGCGCTGAAGATTGTCTTTGAACACATCACCACCAGCGAAGCGGCAGCGTACGTGTCGGAGTCCGCCGGACCGATCGCGGCAACGATTACCGCACATCATTTGCTGTACAACCGGAACGAGATTTTCAAGGGCGGGATCCGGCCACATTACTATTGCCTACCCGTGCTCAAGCGTGAGCAGCATCGATTGGCGCTGCTCAAGGCGGCGACGTCAGGCAATCCACGATTTTTTCTCGGAACCGATTCGGCACCACATCCGAAAGGCCTGAAAGAGCACGCCTGTGGTTGCGCCGGTTGCTACACCGCATTGCATGCGATGGAGTTGTACACGCAGGCATTTGACAGTGCGGGCGCACTCGATCAGCTGGAACAATTTGCCAGCTTCAACGGGCCGGACTTTTATCAGTTGCCTCGCAACGCCGGGACCATCACGCTGCAGCGCAAGGCATGGTCGATGCCCGATGAACTGGCGGTTGGTAATACCACCGTGGTGCCCCTGAATGCCGGAGAGAGTCTGCCCTGGAAGATGGAATGACCACTGGTGCCGGGGCACTTGATTTCAGGTCTGGTATCGACTGGAATCAACCCTGGCTGGCACCTCTGCGCGCTCGTGGAGAGCCCCTTTGCCTGCCGCTTGCAAACTGGCGCTGCGCTATTGACGAGCTTGCGCAGGACAGCGGCATGCGCAATCACATGGGCTTGCCAATTCGTTTTGTGCCGCAGTCCGATCTCCCGCCAGGCCTAGGCTACGAGGCCTTCATTGGTGCCACCGGACAGGTACCTACCCGCAATAATCTGCACGATTTTTTCAATGCGCAAGTCTGGCTGGCTTTTCCACGGATTAAGTCAAAACTCAATGCGTTGCAGGCGGCTGACATCACGCGCCAGGAAGTCGAATCCGGTGGAGTCACCGCTGCGCATCGCGGTCAATTGCGCGACGCGCTGACAATCTTTGATGAAAGCTCTGCGCTGCTGGTGTCGAGTAACCCGAGCCTGTTTGCCGCACTGCGTGTACATGACTGGCGCTCGGTCTTTATTGACAGACGCAATGACTTTGGACGTACTTGCGAGGTCTATTTGTTCGGCCATGCGCTGATGGAAAAACTGGTTGCTCCTTACAAGGGAATCACTGCACATGCCTGGCTGGTCGAAGTAGATGGGGATTATTTTGACCGTCCGGAAGCCGCCCGCATGGCGCATGTCGATGGCGTGATTGCCGGTCAGCTCACCGCAGCCTTGCGAAATCGCGATTACGCGCCGTTACCGTTAATGGGTATCCCCGGCTGGTCGGCGGCACAAGATGCGGACTTCTATGCCGATTCGTCGGTATTCAGGCCCGGCCGGATCCGGTGA comes from Actimicrobium sp. CCC2.4 and encodes:
- a CDS encoding amino acid ABC transporter ATP-binding protein → MIELKDVSKWYGKFQVLTDCTTKVAKGDVVVVCGPSGSGKSTLIKTVNGLEPFQKGEIFVDGVSVGDPKTNLSKLRARIGMVFQNFELFPHLSIRENLTIGQIKVLGRSVEEATDKGLKYLDRVGLIAQQDKFPGQLSGGQQQRVAIARALSMDPIAMLFDEPTSALDPEMINEVLDVMVGLANEGMTMMVVTHEMGFAKKVANRVIFMDSGLIVEDCTKDEFFTTQRSDRARDFLAKIIH
- the pyrC gene encoding dihydroorotase yields the protein MSHSTPQTITITRPDDWHLHLRDGAMMASVLPHTARQFGRAIVMPNLKPPVTLTSQAVAYRERIVAALPVGMTFEPLMTLYLTDNTAPDEIRRAVESGIVHGIKLYPAGATTNSDAGVSDLTKCYKTLEVMQEVGLPLLLHGEVTDPAIDLFDREAVFIDRVLMPLRAAMPALKIVFEHITTSEAAAYVSESAGPIAATITAHHLLYNRNEIFKGGIRPHYYCLPVLKREQHRLALLKAATSGNPRFFLGTDSAPHPKGLKEHACGCAGCYTALHAMELYTQAFDSAGALDQLEQFASFNGPDFYQLPRNAGTITLQRKAWSMPDELAVGNTTVVPLNAGESLPWKME
- a CDS encoding transporter substrate-binding domain-containing protein, yielding MKLAKMVLVLIGSGLIASAAQAQETGTLKKIKDSGQITLGVRDSSIPFSYLDDKQSYQGYSIDICMKIVTSIQKELGLTSLNVKLNPVTSATRIPLMANGTVDLECGSTTNNLERQKQVAFAPTTFVTANRLLAKKSAGIKTLADMKGKAIVSTSGTSNLKQFVTLNGEQNLGMNVMTAKDHAEAFLMVETGRAVAFGMDDILLASLAASSKSPADYSITTEALSTEPYGIMLRREDPAFKKSVDTAVTNLFKSGDINRIYAKWFQSPIPPKGINLNIPMSEQLKAVIAKPTDSGDPAAYASVPEAQKVSAKK
- a CDS encoding DUF3025 domain-containing protein gives rise to the protein MRNHMGLPIRFVPQSDLPPGLGYEAFIGATGQVPTRNNLHDFFNAQVWLAFPRIKSKLNALQAADITRQEVESGGVTAAHRGQLRDALTIFDESSALLVSSNPSLFAALRVHDWRSVFIDRRNDFGRTCEVYLFGHALMEKLVAPYKGITAHAWLVEVDGDYFDRPEAARMAHVDGVIAGQLTAALRNRDYAPLPLMGIPGWSAAQDADFYADSSVFRPGRIR
- a CDS encoding ABC transporter permease subunit, producing the protein MFANFDFNVIERSWVYLFQTGMVFTLKLTAMAMAGGIVLGTLLAMMRLSKYKALSLPATSYVNLIRSMPLILVIFWFYFLVPYIGAWLIGSPTPIQVGAFSSSLITFILFEAAYYCEIMRAGIQSIPRGQVSAGRALGMNYWQTMSNIVLPQAFRNMIPLLLTQTIVLFQDVSLVYVLSITDFVGAASKIAQRDGRLIEMYLFVAVVYFVMCFGLSLLVKQLQKRVAIIR
- a CDS encoding amino acid ABC transporter permease, with the protein product MNYNWNWQIFWAPSPDGVGTYMDTLLSGLVWTLATALTAWIMALAIGAIVGTIRTMPNRWAVRLANAYVELFRNIPLLVQMFLWYFVMPELVPASTGAWLKSMPNAPFITAVICLGFFTSSRVAVQVSAGIQALPRGQTLAGTALGLTLPQTYRHVLLPMAFRIVLPPLTSEFLNIIKNSSVALTIGLMELTARARSMSEFSFQVFEAFTAVTIIYIVVNIIVVNLMGLLEKKVAVPGFIVAGSGGH